In Acipenser ruthenus chromosome 6, fAciRut3.2 maternal haplotype, whole genome shotgun sequence, the following proteins share a genomic window:
- the LOC117411502 gene encoding T-box transcription factor T-like, producing MGLLENFDRMTTTATENPGKSVQYRVDHLLSAVENELQAGSEKGDPTERELKVCLDENELWHKFKELTNEMIVTKNGRRMFPVLKGNVSGLDPNAMYSFLLDFVAADNHRWKYVNGEWVPGGKPEPQAPSCVYIHPDSPNFGAHWMKAPVSFSKVKLTNKLNGGGQIMLNSLHKYEPRIHIVRVGGPQRMITSHSFPETQFIAVTAYQNEEVTALKIKYNPFAKAFLDAKERIDHKDVLDDVGDNQQSGYSQLGGWFIPGTGSLCPPANPHPQFGGPLTLSSSHGCDRYSTLRTHRSAPYPSPYTHRNNSPTGYTDNSSACLSMLQTHDNWSSLPVPTHSSMLPMSHSTGTAPSSGQYPSLWSVSNSSITPVSQSGGMSNGLGSQFLRGSTAHYPSLSHSVPTSSGSPLYDNGAPADLHDTQYDTSSAHARLATTWTPITPPSM from the exons ATGGGTCTTTTGGAGAACTTTGACAGAATGACCACCACAGCGACAGAAAACCCAGGGAAGAGTGTCCAGTATAGAGTGGATCATCTTCTGAGCGCCGTGGAAAATGAACTGCAGGCTGGCAGCGAAAAGGGAGACCCCACTGAGCGAGAGCTCAAAGTCTGCCTGGACGAAAATGAACTGTGGCACAAGTTTAAGGAACTCACGAACGAGATGATCGTCACCAAGAATGGAAG GAGAATGTTTCCCGTTCTGAAGGGGAACGTGTCTGGCCTCGACCCCAACGCCATGTATTCATTCCTGTTGGATTTCGTGGCTGCCGACAATCACAGGTGGAAGTACGTGAACGGGGAGTGGGTTCCGGGGGGTAAACCTGAACCGCAGGCCCCGAGCTGCGTCTACATTCACCCAGACTCCCCCAACTTCGGAGCCCACTGGATGAAAGCACCCGTCTCCTTCAGCAAAGTAAAACTCACCAACAAACTCAACGGCGGTGGACAG ATCATGCTGAACTCTCTTCACAAGTATGAGCCCAGGATCCACATCGTGAGGGTTGGAGGTCCACAGCGCATGATTACCAGCCATTCCTTCCCAGAAACACAGTTTATCGCAGTGACAGCATACCAGAACGAAGAG gTCACAGcactcaaaataaaatacaacccatTTGCAAAAGCCTTCCTTGATGCCAAAGAAAG GATTGATCACAAAGATGTCCTGGATGATGTAGGGGACAATCAGCAGTCAGGGTATTCACAGT taggtGGATGGTTCATTCCTGGCACAGGTAGCTTGTGCCCGCCTGCAAACCCTCACCCCCAGTTTGGAGGGCCTCTGACCCTCTCATCCTCACACGGCTGCGACCGCTACTCAACCCTAAGGACCCACCGTTCAGCCCCCTACCCCAGCCCCTACACTCACCGCAACAACTCCCCAA CAGGTTACACAGACAACTCCTCCGCCTGCCTCTCCATGCTGCAGACCCATGACAACTGGTCCAGTCTGCCGGTTCCCACACACTCCAGCATGCTGCCCATGTCACACAGCACTGGCACTGCCCCCAGCTCTGG CCAGTACCCGAGCTTGTGGTCGGTCAGTAACAGCTCCATCACCCCAGTTTCCCAGTCTGGGGGCATGTCGAACGGACTGGGTTCCCAGTTCCTCCGTGGCTCCACGGCGCACTACCCGTCTCTCTCTCACTCCGTTCCCACCTCCTCCGGATCGCCGCTGTACGACAACGGAGCTCCGGCAGACCTGCACGACACGCAGTACGACACCTCATCGGCACACGCCAGGCTAGCCACCACATGGACCCCCATCACCCCTCCTTCCATGTAA